Genomic segment of Candidatus Desulfatibia profunda:
TTTTCAGATACCGAAAAGCAGAAAGAAGGGGTTAAAATCGGATACATTGAGATCGGGGGCCGGGATGAAATCGCTACGCTGACCGGCAGTTTTAACAAATTAGGTTGTCGGGTTTTTATAGCCGGGGGCGGAAAAGAAGCCGTTGAGCTTTATAAAGCAAATAAGGACGAGATCGATTTGGTCATCCTTGATATGATCATGCCGCAGATGGGCGGCAGCGATACGTATGACCGGTTGAAGGCGATCAACCCTAATGTTAAAGTACTCCTTTCAAGCGGGTATAGTGTCAATGGCCAGGCCACCAGGATACTGGAGCGCGGTTGCAGCGGGTTTATCCAAAAACCTTTTTATTTGATTGATTTATCAAAAAAATAAGGGAGATATTGGACAAAGATTAATTTTTTTTTGAGGCCGCCTGTCTGCATTTTTCCAAAAGATGGCCCTTGATCCGCCGAATCCGAAACCCCGGTTAATTCTGTACGGAATACTGAAAGCGCGATTGAAGCTTCCTGTTGGGAGTGAAACGTCCTTTCTTGTTTTCCATTTGGAGGTTTTACGAATGGACCCAAAACCAACCTATAAGGAATTGGAGCAGCGGATTGCAGCGCTTGAAAAAGAAGTCGCTGAATACAAACAGGCTGAGCATAAACTTCATCTCTTCAAAACCGTTATCGACGCATCAAAGCAGGAAAGTGCAGAGCTGTTCAGAAATATTTATGAAAAATCCCCCATTGGAATTGAAGTCTATGATCCCCAAGGCCGATTATTGCATGTTAATGACGCCTGCTTGAAAATGTTCGGAATTTTAGATCCGGCAGAAATCCAAGGATTTTGTCTCTTTGAAGATCCTAATTTGCCCGCTATCAAAAAAGAGAGGCTGTTTAAAGGCGAAATAATCAGATATGAAGTGGCGTTTGACTTTGAACTGGTCAAAAAGAAACGGCTGTATCGCACGACAAAATCCGGCAGCGCTTACCTTGATGTGATCATTACTCCGTTCGGTATAAGCAAGGAAAGGTCTTTGGGCGGTTATTTGGTTCAGGTCGTAGACAACACCCTGCGGAAGCTGGCGGAGGAAGCGTTACAAAAGGCCCACAGCGAGCTTGAAAAGCGTGTTGAGGAACGAACAGCGGAGTTGGTCAGGCAAATAGAAGATCGCAAGCGCATGGAGGAGGCCTTGCATTTTACCCGCTTTGCTGTCGACCGATCCTCAGACGCGGCCTTTTGGATGGGCTCGGATGCACACTTTATTTACGTAAACAAGGCTGCCTGTCTTAGCCTGGGCTATTCACAAGATGAATTGTTAAAGATGACGGTTCACGACATCGATCCGAATTTACCAAAAGAGGCTTGGCCGGATCATTGGTCAGAAATAAAGCGCCAGGGCTCTTTTGTATTGGAATCTCATCACCGCACCAAAGACGGCCGGATTTTCCCTGTTGAAATTTCGGTCAATTATATGAAATTCGGCGGCAAGGAGTATAACTGCGCCTTTGTGCGCGACATCTCGAAACGCAAGAATATCGAAGCGGCTATCCGGCTCAGCAAGCGGGAATGGGTATCTACCTTCGACGCCATGTCGGATTGGGTAAGCCTGGTCGACCTGAAGTGTCGGATACTGCGTTCGAATCGTGCCGGGGAAAAGTTCGTTAAGCTATCAATAGAAGAGATGATCGGCCGGGCCTGCTGCGAGTTGGTTCTTGGCACCCAAGGGCCGATTCCTGAGTGCCCGACCCCAAAAATGCTCCAAACCAATCAGCGTGAAACCATAGATCTTTATGCGCCCAACATGAATCGCTGGCTGAGGATCTCTGTTGACCCCGTAATGGACGAAGATAAGAATCCGGTTAAAGCCGTTTACATTGTCCGTGATGTCACCGAATTCAAAAAGATGGAAGAAGAGCGGCTGAAAGCCATGAAGCTTGAATCCATCGGGATTCTCGCCGGGGGCATTGCTCATGATTTTAACAACCTTTTGTCCGTGATCGTCGGCAATATTTCCCTGGCAGAAGATGACATTAAATCTGAGGTTGGAATTTCTGAAAATTTAAAAGCAGCCCAAACTGCCTGCTTGCGAGCACAGGAGTTGACAAAGCAGTTGATAACCTTTTCCAAGGGCGGATTGCCCATAAAAAAAATAGGCCCGATCGGAGATTTGATTCGAAAGACAACCAAAGCGATTCTGTCGGGTTCCAAAGTAACCTGTGATGTTATCATGCCGCCTGACCTTTGGCTGATTGCTTTTGATGAAGATCAGATCAGGTTTGTCATAAGAAACCTGATTGTTAACGCTCTGGAGTCCATGCCGGATGGAGGATCAATCCTTCTTAAGGCCGAAAATGTATCTATCGGTGCTGAAACCATCGTTCAAGGTTTAGTGTTATCACCAGGAAAATATGTAACGATATCGATCCGGGATCAGGGCATCGGAATTCCTGCGGAACATCTGGCGCTGATATTTGACCCGTACTTTTCAACCAAAGAGATGGGGCCTGAGAAAGGAATGGGCCTGGGGCTGGCGACGGCCTACTCCATTATCAATAAACATAACGGCCAAATCCTCGTGGAATCCGAGGTGGGTGTCGGAACCACCTTCACCATTTATCTGCCTGCATACGAAAAAGACGTTGAAAAAAGAACGCCCGAAAAAACAATTCATCCGGAAAAGGTTGCAGCCCGAACAGGAAGGATTCTTTTGATGGATGACGAAAAGATGATCAGGGATCTTGCCAAAAACATGCTGGAGCGGTTCGGTTTTGATACCGATGTTGCCAAAGATGGTGCCAATGCGATCAAATTGTATAAAAAAGCCATGGATTCCGGCAAGCCATATGATGCGGTTATCCTGGATTTAACGGTAAAAGAAGGGCTGGGCGGCAAAGACGCCGTCAAGAGCCTGCTGAAAATAGACCCTCAAGTCAAAGCGATTGTTTCCAGCGGTTATTCCAATGATCCTGTCATCACTGATTTTAAAGAATACGGTTTCATCGGTGCCCTGGCAAAGCCTTACAGCATGGAAGATCTGCATGATGTATTAAATAAGGTTACTAATGAATAAAAAATGTACGTGTAATAGAATTTCATCCGGCTTCCTGTCAGGATAAACATGCCGGTTTTTGTGAAAATATCAAGTTCAAGTTAGGATTTTCACAAACAGAGTCTTCTCAAAAATTTTCATGAATGTCCGGGTTAACACTTCTGTCATAGTAACATCTCCTTTTTAGATGTGAATCGTAACTATGCCGTTTGATACCTTGCAAAGCCCTCAACTATCTGTATCAATAGATATTTTGACGATACCTTTTGGATATCACCAAGCCTGTCATTTTGAAACCAGATTGAAAATATTTATGGACAGCCCTTCATATCAAATTGAATGCATTCAGGTTGAATGCATTCAGGGGGTCTTGACTTTGTTGGGCGTTCAACAACCTGGCATAGATTGACCCCCTGAATGTATAGATGCTTACCCGCACAGACGGAGTTCACGGCTTGTGAGAGTGAGATTGCCCGTTGATGAGAACTCTCCTATCATACAGGTAATTCGTTTCATGCCCTTAGCCAAAAGTGACCACCAAGCATCGAGAACATCAAAATGAAAGGCAGGTCTTCTGACTCCCGGTTCAACCTAATTTCTGCACCTTCCCATCCGGTTAAAACCAGACAGTGGCAAACGGCAGATTTCGTCACCGGTTACAGCGGCGGGACCGCTCCCGTCTTTCACGGGATTCCCTATTAAGCCCAAAATGGCACCTTGAATATTTTTTTTAAACAATGCCAGAGCATCTGTCAAGAGGGGTTAAAGACGGTTTTCATATTCAGGAAACTGCTTGATAAAATGCCGGGTGCCATCTTCTTCTTCAACTTAGACTTGGGAACGTTCTGCATGAAGTGCCATACTAGGGAGACGCTTCATTACGCGTCTAATAATCTTCGCTGCAACAGGGACTGCATGTCACGACGGCCATCTACAATCAGCAGAACATAGACGTTCTTATCCATGACTCGGTAAATGATACGGTAAGGTTTGAAAAAGATCTCGCGGTATTCTCGAATCCCTAGCTTCAGCAGTTCTTTTGGATAGACACCCCGCTCGGGGAATTCGGATAACGTAGAGAAGGTTTTCTC
This window contains:
- a CDS encoding response regulator, whose product is MKKRLWDETIQNFGLIGLAILLLSISLVFILKFAITDRLSQITEHFSDTEKQKEGVKIGYIEIGGRDEIATLTGSFNKLGCRVFIAGGGKEAVELYKANKDEIDLVILDMIMPQMGGSDTYDRLKAINPNVKVLLSSGYSVNGQATRILERGCSGFIQKPFYLIDLSKK
- a CDS encoding PAS domain S-box protein gives rise to the protein MDPKPTYKELEQRIAALEKEVAEYKQAEHKLHLFKTVIDASKQESAELFRNIYEKSPIGIEVYDPQGRLLHVNDACLKMFGILDPAEIQGFCLFEDPNLPAIKKERLFKGEIIRYEVAFDFELVKKKRLYRTTKSGSAYLDVIITPFGISKERSLGGYLVQVVDNTLRKLAEEALQKAHSELEKRVEERTAELVRQIEDRKRMEEALHFTRFAVDRSSDAAFWMGSDAHFIYVNKAACLSLGYSQDELLKMTVHDIDPNLPKEAWPDHWSEIKRQGSFVLESHHRTKDGRIFPVEISVNYMKFGGKEYNCAFVRDISKRKNIEAAIRLSKREWVSTFDAMSDWVSLVDLKCRILRSNRAGEKFVKLSIEEMIGRACCELVLGTQGPIPECPTPKMLQTNQRETIDLYAPNMNRWLRISVDPVMDEDKNPVKAVYIVRDVTEFKKMEEERLKAMKLESIGILAGGIAHDFNNLLSVIVGNISLAEDDIKSEVGISENLKAAQTACLRAQELTKQLITFSKGGLPIKKIGPIGDLIRKTTKAILSGSKVTCDVIMPPDLWLIAFDEDQIRFVIRNLIVNALESMPDGGSILLKAENVSIGAETIVQGLVLSPGKYVTISIRDQGIGIPAEHLALIFDPYFSTKEMGPEKGMGLGLATAYSIINKHNGQILVESEVGVGTTFTIYLPAYEKDVEKRTPEKTIHPEKVAARTGRILLMDDEKMIRDLAKNMLERFGFDTDVAKDGANAIKLYKKAMDSGKPYDAVILDLTVKEGLGGKDAVKSLLKIDPQVKAIVSSGYSNDPVITDFKEYGFIGALAKPYSMEDLHDVLNKVTNE
- a CDS encoding type II toxin-antitoxin system RelE/ParE family toxin, yielding EKTFSTLSEFPERGVYPKELLKLGIREYREIFFKPYRIIYRVMDKNVYVLLIVDGRRDMQSLLQRRLLDA